In the Streptomyces fradiae ATCC 10745 = DSM 40063 genome, one interval contains:
- a CDS encoding amino acid adenylation domain-containing protein: MIATGYGLDEAASLLDGFLSSVRRFPGRVAVGDGERSLTYAELDGAADRLAAELLAAPDAGAPGEGAPGEGPEAGDGRGGAPVVILLERGVEMVVAALAALKTGRAYVPVDPATPPARLESVLGDVRPEVVVSSRGFADRLPPGPRVVWADGPLSGPPRAGAAPPVHPAAPSDCAYIVFTSGTTGRPKGVRVSQRNVLNLFASTAPLFGFSAEDVWSVFHSFAFDFSVWEIWGPLLTGGRAVVVPEATAKDPAAFRRLLRDEGVTVLSQTPTAFAQLVREEARHADALPLRWVVFGGEALRFAELCPWVEKYGDERPRLANMYGITETTVHATFRRVLRADLGADASLIGAPLPGSRILLVDEDLVPVPDGTAGEMVVTGPGVALGYLERPELTAARFVELPGGGRGYRSGDLARRRPDGDLEFAGRADDQVKIRGFRIELGDVEAALVRHPDVSAAAVAVRESPDGDRSLAAYTVGGADPAELRAHMAAALPPYMVPASYTPLDALPMNANGKLDRAALPEPRAGEAGAGRAPATVHEELLCALFAQALQRPAVGPDDDFFALGGHSLSAIRLVNRVRAALGHEVRVQDLLDARTPAALAGRLRPGGGTPPLTARPRPPEIPLSHAQRRLWFLHRIHGGSPAYHVPYALRLTGAVDVAALDAALGDLVARHEVLRTVYPERDGVPHQRVLDPEAGEDGGGEGRPPLAVVPVEPERVDERLLEEARLPFDLSRDLPLRAVLLRTGPEESVLLLVVHHIAADGWSMGVLFRDLADAYSARTRGAAPDWEAPAVQYADYALWQRDALGDPDDPDSTAARQTAFWAEYLAGAPEELDLPADRPRPRETAFRGGAVPLVIDAALHTRIAELAAASACTTGMVLQAAVAGLLTRVGAGTDLPIGVPVAGRGDEALHPLVGFFVNTLVTRVDTSGDPSFLRLLHRVRKSSLDAYAHQELPFERLVEVLNPERSSSRHPLAQVVVGVQPAVAADLEMPGLAVDARPVGDHTAKFDLSLSFEERRGPGGEPEGVDGTAVYSADLFDHATAERLVWRLLRFLDAATARPEVPIGRIDVLGEAERRRVLVEWNDTAAPAPGCATVAELFERQADRAPDRLALVQGGTRWTYRELDERANRIAHVLRGLGAGPEVMVGLCLPRGPEFVAAVLGVWKAGAAYMPLEPGHPPARRVFMLADSGASVLLTTEELGADMDLPEGVERVCLDRDPRPAAAPAGRPAPTADGRSPAYAVYTSGSTGRPKCVLLEHRGVVGRLRDAVACFGLTEDDVNLQVISLGFEVPVREIFAPLSVGGAVALLPPGAERDPAAVVRVIREARPTVAICVVHSLLESLLAYRPDPADLASLRLVGTGGETLRPGEAEVVMREWGCAVVNQYGPTETTMMACVHTVEPRDLEGRIPVGRPLADTRVYVLDGALEPVPVGTPGEVYIAGAGLARGYPGRPGLTAARFVADPFGAPGERLYRTGDTARWRRDGTLEFTGRVDDQVKIRGFRIEPGEIENVLAAHPGVAATAVVVREDRPGDRRLAAYVVPAGGVSPGPGELRDHLAARLPEHMVPPTFTVLDALPLRLNGKVDRGRLPVPDAAGTVGARPPRTPQEDILCQLFAEVLGVPEVGIDDDFFGLGGHSLLAARLISRVRETTGTELAMSSLFSTPTVAGLARRLGSGSSRDSLEVILPLRPHGTREAVFCIHPGGGLSWSYVGLLRQVPPEFPVIGVQAHGLLHPDEMPATIEEMAADYIRRIEEIQPEGPYHLLGWSLGGMVAFEMAVQWQARGVKTGMLALLDCYPGMPDHFRVDDRTMLRSLLDPENPQAVPEEGSAELGRALEIVKRDTGALTSLTEPQIVALLRTMAHNRRIVRAYEPGRYAGDLLFFLATEARVEDAPTPDVWRAHIGGELRWHPVEAAHITMAHPEPLAEIGRVVAEELSTC; this comes from the coding sequence TTGATAGCGACTGGATACGGCCTCGACGAAGCGGCGTCCCTGCTCGACGGCTTCCTCTCCTCCGTCCGCCGGTTCCCCGGGCGGGTCGCGGTCGGCGACGGCGAGCGGTCCCTGACCTACGCCGAGCTGGACGGCGCCGCCGACCGCCTCGCCGCGGAGCTGCTCGCCGCCCCGGACGCGGGCGCACCCGGCGAGGGCGCACCCGGCGAGGGCCCGGAAGCCGGGGACGGCCGCGGCGGCGCGCCGGTCGTCATCCTCCTGGAGCGCGGGGTGGAGATGGTCGTCGCCGCCCTCGCCGCGCTGAAGACGGGCCGGGCCTACGTGCCGGTGGACCCGGCCACGCCGCCCGCCCGGCTGGAGTCGGTCCTCGGGGACGTCCGCCCCGAGGTGGTGGTCTCCTCGCGCGGGTTCGCCGACCGGTTGCCGCCGGGCCCGCGCGTCGTGTGGGCCGACGGGCCCCTGAGCGGTCCGCCGCGGGCGGGGGCCGCGCCGCCGGTGCACCCGGCCGCCCCGTCGGACTGCGCGTACATCGTCTTCACCTCCGGTACGACGGGCCGCCCCAAGGGCGTGCGGGTCTCCCAGCGCAACGTGCTGAACCTGTTCGCGTCCACGGCTCCGCTCTTCGGCTTCTCCGCCGAGGACGTGTGGTCGGTCTTCCACTCGTTCGCGTTCGACTTCTCCGTGTGGGAGATCTGGGGGCCGCTGCTCACGGGCGGCCGCGCGGTCGTCGTGCCGGAGGCGACCGCCAAGGACCCGGCGGCCTTCCGCCGGCTCCTGCGGGACGAGGGGGTGACGGTGCTCAGCCAGACGCCCACCGCCTTCGCCCAGCTGGTGCGGGAGGAGGCGCGGCACGCCGACGCGCTGCCGCTGCGGTGGGTGGTCTTCGGCGGGGAGGCGCTGCGTTTCGCGGAACTGTGCCCGTGGGTGGAGAAGTACGGCGACGAGCGCCCCCGGCTGGCCAACATGTACGGGATCACCGAGACCACCGTGCACGCCACGTTCCGGCGGGTGCTCCGCGCCGACCTCGGCGCGGACGCCAGCCTCATCGGCGCGCCGCTGCCGGGCTCCCGCATCCTCCTGGTCGACGAGGACCTGGTCCCCGTGCCGGACGGCACGGCCGGGGAGATGGTCGTCACCGGTCCGGGCGTCGCCCTGGGCTACCTGGAACGCCCCGAGCTGACGGCCGCCCGGTTCGTGGAACTGCCGGGCGGCGGGCGGGGCTACCGCTCGGGCGACCTGGCCCGGCGGCGCCCGGACGGCGACCTGGAGTTCGCCGGGCGGGCCGACGACCAGGTCAAGATCCGCGGCTTCCGGATCGAGCTCGGCGACGTCGAGGCGGCCCTGGTCCGGCATCCGGACGTGTCGGCCGCCGCCGTCGCCGTGCGCGAGTCGCCGGACGGCGACCGGAGCCTGGCGGCGTACACGGTCGGCGGCGCCGACCCGGCGGAGCTGCGCGCCCACATGGCCGCCGCGCTGCCCCCGTACATGGTCCCCGCCTCGTACACCCCGCTCGACGCGCTGCCGATGAACGCCAACGGCAAGCTGGACCGGGCCGCACTGCCGGAGCCGCGGGCCGGGGAGGCCGGGGCGGGCAGGGCACCGGCGACCGTGCACGAGGAGCTGCTGTGCGCCCTCTTCGCGCAGGCCCTTCAACGGCCCGCCGTCGGCCCGGACGACGACTTCTTCGCACTGGGCGGCCACTCGCTGTCCGCCATCCGGCTGGTCAACCGGGTCCGCGCGGCGCTCGGCCACGAGGTGCGCGTCCAGGACCTGCTCGACGCGCGGACCCCGGCGGCACTGGCCGGGCGGCTGCGGCCCGGCGGGGGGACGCCGCCGCTGACCGCCCGGCCCAGACCGCCGGAGATCCCCCTCTCGCACGCCCAGCGGCGCCTGTGGTTCCTGCACCGGATCCACGGCGGCTCGCCGGCGTACCACGTGCCGTACGCGCTGCGGCTGACCGGGGCCGTGGACGTCGCGGCGCTCGACGCGGCGCTCGGGGACCTGGTGGCCCGCCACGAGGTCCTGCGGACCGTCTACCCGGAGCGGGACGGCGTCCCTCACCAGCGCGTCCTGGACCCGGAGGCGGGCGAGGACGGGGGCGGGGAGGGCCGGCCGCCGCTGGCCGTGGTGCCGGTCGAGCCGGAGCGCGTGGACGAGCGGCTGCTGGAGGAGGCGCGGCTGCCGTTCGACCTGTCGCGGGACCTCCCGCTGCGCGCGGTGCTGCTGCGGACCGGGCCCGAGGAGAGCGTGCTGCTCCTGGTGGTGCACCACATAGCGGCCGACGGCTGGTCGATGGGGGTGCTCTTCCGGGACCTCGCCGACGCCTACAGCGCACGTACCCGCGGGGCGGCCCCCGACTGGGAGGCGCCGGCCGTGCAGTACGCGGACTACGCGCTGTGGCAGCGGGACGCGCTGGGCGACCCGGACGACCCGGACAGCACCGCGGCGCGGCAGACCGCTTTCTGGGCCGAGTACCTGGCCGGCGCCCCCGAGGAGCTGGACCTGCCGGCCGACCGGCCCCGACCGCGCGAGACGGCGTTCCGGGGCGGCGCGGTGCCGCTGGTGATCGACGCGGCCCTGCACACGCGGATCGCCGAGCTGGCCGCCGCGAGTGCCTGCACCACCGGCATGGTGCTGCAGGCCGCGGTGGCCGGTCTGCTCACCCGCGTGGGCGCCGGTACCGACCTGCCGATCGGCGTGCCCGTGGCGGGCCGCGGCGACGAGGCGCTGCACCCGCTGGTCGGCTTCTTCGTGAACACCCTGGTGACCCGGGTCGACACCTCGGGCGACCCCTCGTTCCTGCGGCTGCTGCACCGCGTCCGCAAGAGCAGTCTGGACGCGTACGCCCACCAGGAGCTGCCGTTCGAGCGGCTGGTCGAGGTCCTCAACCCCGAGCGGTCCTCCAGTCGGCACCCGCTGGCCCAGGTCGTCGTGGGCGTGCAGCCGGCCGTCGCCGCGGACCTGGAGATGCCCGGACTCGCGGTCGACGCCCGGCCCGTCGGCGACCACACGGCCAAGTTCGACCTGTCGCTGAGCTTCGAGGAGCGGCGGGGGCCGGGCGGGGAACCCGAGGGCGTCGACGGGACCGCGGTCTACAGCGCCGACCTGTTCGACCACGCCACGGCCGAGCGGCTGGTGTGGCGCCTGCTGCGGTTCCTGGACGCCGCCACGGCCCGCCCCGAGGTGCCGATCGGACGGATCGACGTGCTCGGCGAGGCCGAGCGCAGGCGTGTGCTGGTGGAATGGAACGACACCGCGGCCCCGGCGCCCGGGTGCGCCACCGTGGCGGAGCTGTTCGAGCGGCAGGCGGACCGCGCGCCCGACCGGCTCGCCCTGGTGCAGGGCGGCACCCGGTGGACGTACCGCGAGCTCGACGAGCGGGCCAACCGGATCGCCCATGTGCTGCGGGGACTCGGGGCGGGCCCGGAGGTCATGGTGGGCCTGTGCCTGCCGCGCGGCCCGGAGTTCGTGGCGGCCGTGCTGGGGGTGTGGAAGGCGGGCGCCGCCTACATGCCGCTGGAGCCGGGGCACCCGCCGGCGCGGCGCGTCTTCATGCTCGCCGACAGCGGGGCATCGGTCCTGCTGACGACCGAGGAGCTGGGTGCGGACATGGACCTGCCGGAGGGCGTGGAGCGGGTGTGCCTCGACCGCGACCCGCGTCCCGCGGCCGCCCCCGCGGGCCGGCCGGCGCCGACCGCCGACGGCCGCAGCCCCGCGTACGCCGTGTACACCTCCGGGTCGACGGGGCGGCCCAAGTGCGTGCTCCTGGAGCACCGCGGTGTCGTGGGCAGGCTGCGGGACGCCGTCGCCTGCTTCGGGCTCACCGAGGACGACGTCAACCTCCAGGTGATCTCGCTGGGCTTCGAGGTGCCGGTGCGCGAGATCTTCGCCCCGCTGTCGGTGGGCGGGGCGGTGGCCCTGCTCCCGCCGGGCGCCGAACGCGACCCCGCTGCCGTGGTCCGGGTGATCCGGGAGGCCCGCCCCACCGTCGCCATCTGCGTCGTCCACTCGCTGCTGGAGTCGCTGCTCGCGTACCGGCCGGACCCGGCGGACCTGGCGTCGCTGCGGCTGGTGGGTACCGGCGGTGAGACGCTCCGTCCCGGCGAGGCGGAGGTGGTCATGCGCGAGTGGGGCTGCGCGGTGGTCAACCAGTACGGCCCGACCGAGACCACGATGATGGCCTGCGTCCACACCGTGGAGCCGCGCGACCTCGAGGGCCGCATCCCGGTCGGCCGCCCGCTGGCCGACACCCGCGTCTACGTGCTGGACGGCGCGCTGGAGCCGGTGCCCGTCGGCACCCCGGGTGAGGTGTACATCGCCGGGGCCGGCCTCGCGCGGGGCTACCCGGGCCGTCCGGGCCTCACCGCGGCGCGGTTCGTCGCCGACCCGTTCGGGGCACCGGGCGAGCGGCTGTACCGCACCGGCGACACGGCCCGCTGGCGGCGCGACGGGACCCTGGAGTTCACCGGGCGCGTCGACGACCAGGTGAAGATCCGGGGCTTCCGGATCGAGCCGGGTGAGATCGAGAACGTCCTCGCCGCGCACCCCGGCGTCGCGGCCACCGCCGTGGTCGTCCGGGAGGACCGGCCCGGAGACAGGCGGCTGGCCGCGTACGTGGTGCCGGCCGGCGGGGTGTCGCCCGGCCCCGGCGAGCTGCGCGACCACCTGGCGGCCCGGCTGCCGGAGCACATGGTCCCGCCGACCTTCACCGTCCTCGACGCGCTGCCGCTGCGGCTCAACGGCAAGGTCGACCGCGGTCGGCTGCCGGTGCCCGACGCCGCCGGCACGGTCGGCGCGCGCCCGCCGCGCACCCCGCAGGAGGACATCCTGTGCCAGCTCTTCGCCGAGGTCCTCGGGGTGCCCGAGGTGGGCATCGACGACGACTTCTTCGGGCTGGGCGGGCACTCGCTGCTCGCCGCCCGGCTGATCAGCCGGGTGCGTGAGACGACGGGCACGGAGCTGGCGATGAGCAGCCTGTTCAGCACGCCGACCGTGGCGGGCCTGGCCCGGCGGCTGGGGTCCGGCAGCAGCCGGGACTCCCTGGAGGTCATCCTGCCGCTGCGGCCGCACGGCACCCGTGAGGCGGTCTTCTGCATCCATCCGGGCGGTGGCCTGAGCTGGAGCTACGTGGGCCTGCTGCGGCAGGTCCCGCCGGAGTTCCCGGTCATCGGCGTCCAGGCGCACGGACTGCTGCACCCGGACGAGATGCCCGCCACCATCGAGGAGATGGCCGCCGACTACATCCGGCGGATCGAGGAGATCCAGCCGGAGGGCCCCTACCACCTGCTCGGCTGGTCGCTCGGCGGCATGGTCGCCTTCGAGATGGCGGTGCAGTGGCAGGCCAGGGGTGTGAAGACGGGCATGCTGGCGCTGCTCGACTGCTACCCCGGCATGCCCGACCACTTCCGCGTCGACGACCGCACGATGCTGCGCTCGCTGCTCGACCCGGAGAACCCGCAGGCCGTCCCCGAGGAGGGGTCCGCGGAGCTGGGCCGCGCCCTGGAGATCGTCAAGCGGGACACGGGAGCGCTCACCAGCCTGACGGAGCCGCAGATCGTGGCGCTGCTGCGGACGATGGCGCACAACCGGCGGATCGTGCGCGCCTACGAGCCCGGCCGGTACGCCGGGGACCTGCTGTTCTTCCTGGCGACCGAGGCGCGGGTCGAGGACGCGCCGACGCCCGACGTCTGGCGGGCGCACATCGGCGGCGAGCTGCGGTGGCACCCGGTCGAGGCGGCGCACATCACCATGGCCCACCCTGAGCCGCTGGCCGAGATCGGCCGCGTCGTCGCCGAGGAGCTGAGCACATGCTGA
- the leuC gene encoding 3-isopropylmalate dehydratase large subunit encodes MAGTTLAQKVWQSRTVRPGVGDEDLLYIDMHLLHEVNTPQAFDALRAAGRTVRRPDLTVATEDHSTPTISVDRYDPVEGRRMQRTLLRDNCAEFGIPFHRLGGPGQGIYAVIAPELGLVHPGMTIVCCDSHTTTLGAFGALSFGIGTSQVEHVLATQTLPKRRPRDMRVTVTGTLPPGVTAKDMVLALIGRYGTTAGQGHVVEYRGEAIAALSMEARMTLCNMTVEMGSAAGIIAPDETTFAYLRSVLGGSPPAGEEAYWRGFFTDPDAVFDKELALDAGELRPYVSWGTNPGQSIPLDGRVPHPDDFGDPALRTAAERALSYMDLRPGTPMRDVPIDVVFLGSCTNGRIEDLRAAAEVLDGRRVADGVRMVIVPGSMRVRRQAVAEGLDEVFARAGADFRAAAGCSMCVSLGEDRLTPGTRSASSGNRNFEGRQGPGARTHLVSPPVAAATAVAGRLAAPGDL; translated from the coding sequence ATGGCAGGCACGACCCTCGCCCAGAAGGTCTGGCAGTCCCGCACCGTCCGACCCGGCGTCGGCGACGAGGACCTGCTCTACATCGACATGCACCTGCTGCACGAGGTGAACACCCCCCAGGCGTTCGACGCCCTGCGGGCGGCCGGGCGCACGGTCCGCAGGCCCGACCTGACCGTCGCCACCGAGGACCACAGCACGCCCACGATCTCCGTCGACCGGTACGACCCGGTGGAGGGCCGCCGCATGCAGCGCACGCTGCTGCGCGACAACTGCGCCGAGTTCGGCATCCCCTTCCACCGGCTCGGCGGCCCCGGCCAGGGCATCTACGCCGTGATCGCCCCCGAGCTCGGCCTCGTCCACCCGGGTATGACCATCGTCTGCTGCGACTCGCACACCACCACGCTCGGCGCCTTCGGCGCCCTGTCCTTCGGCATCGGCACCAGCCAGGTGGAGCACGTGCTCGCCACCCAGACCCTGCCCAAGCGCAGACCGCGCGACATGCGGGTCACCGTCACCGGCACGCTGCCCCCCGGCGTGACCGCCAAGGACATGGTGCTCGCGCTGATCGGGCGGTACGGGACGACAGCCGGCCAGGGCCATGTCGTCGAGTACCGGGGGGAGGCGATCGCCGCGCTCTCGATGGAGGCGCGCATGACGCTGTGCAACATGACCGTCGAGATGGGCTCCGCGGCCGGGATCATCGCCCCCGACGAGACCACCTTCGCCTACCTGCGCTCCGTCCTCGGCGGATCGCCCCCGGCGGGCGAGGAGGCGTACTGGCGCGGCTTCTTCACCGACCCGGACGCCGTCTTCGACAAGGAGCTGGCCCTCGACGCGGGGGAGCTGCGCCCGTACGTCTCCTGGGGCACCAACCCCGGGCAGAGCATCCCCCTCGACGGGCGCGTCCCCCACCCGGACGACTTCGGCGACCCGGCGCTGCGCACCGCGGCGGAACGGGCGCTGTCCTACATGGACCTGCGTCCCGGCACCCCCATGCGGGACGTGCCGATCGACGTGGTGTTCCTCGGCTCCTGCACCAACGGCCGCATCGAGGACCTGCGGGCCGCCGCCGAGGTGCTCGACGGGCGCAGGGTGGCCGACGGGGTGCGGATGGTGATCGTGCCCGGGTCGATGAGGGTGCGCCGGCAGGCCGTCGCCGAGGGCCTGGACGAGGTCTTCGCCCGCGCCGGCGCCGACTTCCGGGCCGCCGCCGGCTGCTCGATGTGCGTCTCCCTCGGCGAGGACCGGCTCACCCCGGGCACCCGGTCCGCGTCGAGCGGCAACCGGAACTTCGAGGGCCGCCAGGGCCCCGGCGCCCGCACCCACCTGGTCTCGCCACCGGTCGCGGCGGCGACGGCCGTGGCGGGGCGGCTCGCGGCCCCGGGCGACCTGTGA
- the leuD gene encoding 3-isopropylmalate dehydratase small subunit: MRSFTVHTGTAAPLRRSDVDTDQIIPGRFCATHRRTGYADGLFGDWRQDPGFVLNRPEYQGASVLVAGEMFGTGSSREHAVWALQEFGFRVVVAPRFADIFRANSLMAGLLTVTLPTGRVEALWDAVEADPRTEVTVDLRAMTVRAGALHEPFTLGEDTRARLLAGLDQIDATLRYADDIAAYEQRRRPGLPTSGTAA, from the coding sequence ATGCGCAGCTTCACGGTGCACACCGGCACCGCCGCGCCCCTGCGGCGCAGCGACGTCGACACCGACCAGATCATCCCCGGCAGGTTCTGCGCCACCCACCGGCGCACCGGCTACGCCGACGGGCTGTTCGGCGACTGGCGCCAGGACCCCGGCTTCGTGCTCAACCGCCCCGAGTACCAGGGCGCCAGCGTCCTCGTCGCGGGCGAGATGTTCGGCACCGGGTCCTCCCGCGAGCACGCCGTCTGGGCGCTGCAGGAGTTCGGGTTCCGGGTCGTCGTCGCGCCCCGGTTCGCGGACATCTTCCGGGCCAACTCGCTCATGGCGGGACTTCTCACCGTGACACTGCCCACCGGCCGCGTCGAGGCCCTGTGGGACGCCGTCGAAGCCGACCCGCGCACCGAGGTCACCGTCGACCTGCGCGCGATGACCGTCCGCGCCGGCGCACTCCACGAGCCCTTCACGCTGGGCGAGGACACCCGCGCCCGGCTGCTCGCCGGGCTGGACCAGATCGACGCCACGCTCCGGTACGCCGACGACATCGCCGCCTACGAGCAGCGTCGCAGGCCGGGGCTGCCGACCTCGGGCACGGCGGCATGA
- a CDS encoding pyridoxal phosphate-dependent aminotransferase: MRGRVARRCAEVAPSATVALNDRVQELRARGTDVLDLGGGDPGFDTPRHVAVAASKALLAGFTHYTASRGLPELRQAVAEKLRRDNGVDVDPDTQVLVTPSSKHALFTALTAVLDPGDEVLVPTPGWGSYGAMARLAGAVPVWAELSPRDGFAVTRARLDRHVTARTRALVLNTPHNPTGRVLTAREADAIAGFAAEHDLMIVTDEVYEKIVFSGEHLSIAARRDCADRTVTVNGFSKGYAMPGWRLGYAAGPRDVVAAMLAVHQHTVACAGSFVQAGGVAALRGPQDALREAAAAYAARAALVTRTLNGLPGVVCPPPAGTFYAFADITGTGIPDGDAFAQALLAEAAVAVTPGSAFGPGGRGHVRISFATGAPVLDAALDRLAVFVRDLAPGRAAPSTGM; encoded by the coding sequence ATGAGAGGACGCGTCGCGCGGCGCTGCGCCGAGGTCGCGCCGTCCGCCACCGTCGCCCTCAACGACCGGGTGCAGGAGCTGCGGGCCCGCGGCACCGACGTGCTCGACCTCGGTGGCGGCGACCCGGGGTTCGACACCCCGCGGCACGTCGCGGTCGCCGCATCGAAGGCGCTGCTCGCCGGCTTCACCCACTACACGGCCAGCCGCGGACTCCCCGAGCTGCGGCAGGCCGTCGCCGAGAAGCTGCGCCGGGACAACGGGGTGGACGTCGACCCGGACACCCAGGTCCTCGTCACGCCCTCCTCCAAGCACGCCCTCTTCACCGCCCTGACGGCCGTTCTCGACCCCGGCGACGAGGTGCTCGTCCCGACACCGGGCTGGGGCAGCTACGGGGCCATGGCCCGGCTCGCCGGCGCCGTGCCGGTCTGGGCCGAGCTGTCACCCCGCGACGGGTTCGCCGTCACCCGCGCCCGCCTCGACCGGCACGTCACCGCCCGCACCAGGGCCCTCGTGCTGAACACCCCGCACAACCCGACCGGACGAGTCCTCACCGCGCGGGAGGCCGACGCCATCGCGGGGTTCGCCGCCGAACACGACCTGATGATCGTCACCGACGAGGTCTACGAGAAGATCGTCTTCTCCGGTGAGCACCTCAGCATCGCCGCCCGCCGGGACTGCGCCGACCGCACGGTGACCGTGAACGGCTTCTCCAAGGGGTACGCCATGCCCGGCTGGCGCCTGGGCTACGCGGCCGGCCCGCGGGACGTCGTCGCCGCGATGCTCGCCGTCCACCAGCACACCGTGGCGTGCGCCGGATCGTTCGTCCAGGCCGGGGGAGTGGCCGCGCTGCGCGGACCGCAGGACGCCCTGCGGGAGGCGGCCGCCGCATACGCCGCCCGCGCCGCGCTGGTCACCCGCACGCTGAACGGGCTGCCCGGTGTGGTGTGCCCGCCACCGGCCGGTACCTTCTACGCGTTCGCCGACATCACCGGCACGGGCATCCCCGACGGCGACGCCTTCGCGCAGGCGCTGCTCGCCGAGGCGGCCGTCGCGGTGACCCCCGGATCGGCCTTCGGCCCCGGCGGCCGCGGGCACGTCCGGATCTCGTTCGCGACCGGGGCCCCGGTCCTCGACGCCGCCCTCGACCGCCTGGCCGTCTTCGTCCGGGACCTTGCCCCCGGCCGGGCGGCCCCGTCCACCGGGATGTGA
- a CDS encoding TauD/TfdA family dioxygenase, producing MKPLHTLTDAERLELRALLEAVEGDPYRDYPAFSRSVGDLVGGGALPAFLPQVCAAIREERATGARAAHVLRNCPLDAHVPKIGNGDPLADKYARKHTFVAEAFHELFARLAGTPLLAYATRFNGDFFTDVIAHDRYAGRQTGFTDGELVFHNDRTAHRVRADFISLLGMRCPEQDLVYTGFVDGRALLAHLAPAEQAVLRQPYYTTPFDVVSRDGNGGLTASGPHPILEGSHSFRYLDTHTAAAGGCPGEAKDALIALKNALARAERIRHRVLTGDFLTFANQEGLHNRERVEVDDPRRARSRWLLKTYAFRDQAAADRHADHWVDGVRGRVGD from the coding sequence ATGAAGCCCCTCCACACACTGACCGACGCCGAACGGCTGGAGCTCCGCGCGCTCCTGGAGGCCGTCGAGGGCGACCCCTACCGCGACTACCCCGCCTTCTCGCGGTCCGTGGGCGACCTCGTCGGGGGCGGCGCCCTCCCGGCGTTCCTGCCGCAGGTCTGCGCGGCGATCCGGGAGGAGCGCGCCACCGGGGCCCGCGCGGCCCACGTCCTGCGCAACTGCCCCCTGGACGCGCACGTACCAAAGATCGGCAACGGCGACCCGCTCGCCGACAAGTACGCGCGCAAGCACACGTTCGTCGCCGAGGCGTTCCACGAGCTGTTCGCGCGGCTCGCCGGGACCCCCCTCCTGGCGTACGCGACACGCTTCAACGGCGACTTCTTCACCGACGTCATCGCCCACGACAGGTACGCGGGCCGGCAGACCGGCTTCACCGACGGCGAGCTGGTCTTCCACAACGACCGCACCGCCCACCGCGTCCGGGCGGACTTCATCTCCCTGCTCGGCATGCGCTGCCCCGAGCAGGACCTCGTCTACACCGGCTTCGTGGACGGCCGCGCACTGCTGGCCCACCTCGCCCCCGCCGAGCAGGCGGTACTGCGGCAGCCGTACTACACCACGCCGTTCGACGTGGTGTCCCGCGACGGCAACGGCGGCCTCACCGCCTCCGGGCCCCACCCGATCCTGGAGGGGTCCCACAGCTTCCGCTACCTGGACACCCACACGGCGGCGGCGGGCGGCTGTCCCGGCGAGGCCAAGGACGCGCTCATCGCGCTGAAGAACGCGCTGGCCCGCGCGGAGCGGATCCGGCACCGCGTCCTCACCGGCGACTTCCTCACCTTCGCCAATCAGGAGGGCCTGCACAACCGGGAGCGCGTCGAGGTGGACGACCCGCGGCGCGCCCGCAGCCGGTGGCTGCTCAAGACGTACGCCTTCCGCGACCAGGCCGCCGCCGACCGCCACGCCGACCACTGGGTGGACGGCGTGCGCGGCCGGGTCGGCGACTGA